The window tgtatgcatgtatgtcgCATTCATGTTGGATGAGAGTCGttatttctgtgtgtttttaaattcatgcATAGTACCCAactcgcgaatttcgcgaaaataaaaacctcgtgaaatatttggtgtatacagtactaCGTCCAATGCACATTTGCTGATTGATATGACTTACACGTATATCAGTAATTCATTCCTGAAATATTTTAGGCAGACCAAGAACACACATGTGATTCTTTTATCATAGTCCTCAAAAATGAATTATATTGGCAAGCTCCAAAGAAGTTTACAAACATGACTTGTCAACCTTTGATATGTTACATACACCTGTCTGCATCTCATTTTACAGCATTCACAACTGTACCAAAACAATTCATGAACATCAACAAAGTGTGGTGGGACATCAAACATTGGTGTACAAACACTTCTACCTTCACATGATCAATATTCCTTCCCTTACAAGACACAAAATGAGAGTATGCGATACACACATTATCGCAACTCTTTTCAACACACTTTCAATCAATTTCAACAGGTTTTGTACAAGCCTATAATCTAGGCAGAGGATGCAGCTATGGCCTTAACTGTTACATTAATCATCTGATGCAGCGAGACTATAGTCTTTGCAAAGCGATACGTTTGATGATACGGCGAAACTACGAATAGTGGATGCGCGTGAAGCATCCACTGGTCTTgctttagttgttgttttcttatcATCGATTTAGAGCATGTGGCAGTATTTCACAGATTCAAAAttgataataagaaaacaactaCAGCAAGACCAGTGGATATAGGCAGCGGATGCTCCCACTGTTCTTAGTCTCCCCACATCAGATGGATCGCCTAGCAAAGACAATAGTCTTGCTGCATCAGACATTTAGCGTAACAGCAAAGACAAAAGCTGCATACTCAGCCTAGATTATAGGTAAATTTTGTAACAGAGTCAAAGACTTTCCCCAAGGCACTGTCTTTATCATGTGGGTCCAGCGAAAATCCAACCACTGCAGATATATGCATTCTAAAGATGAATACACTCCGATAATCAACTtagctactgtaaaacatgatatattcgcggcatgaaattttcacgaattggagccaatggcctttttcgcggcatgaaatttttgcgaattgccactggcattcagtgcatatagtgtagacaagaactttcatgtgcattttaatttcgtgaatctaggctctcacaaaattcgcgaaattaaaatgtacgcaaacattcctcattttataGTATAATCTACATGATCAACATTCACTATATCAACCACAGAAAGTCCTGCAGTGGTTGCCTTTCACACTTAGGCATCGAGATGacacaaaatgacacaaatgaCAGACATGGTCAGAGTGTGATGAAGCTTGGTTTGAAACCTTTCATTTTATCCAATTCCAGTCATTGGGTGGTACCTGCCTTTGAGAGTGGTACTGTCAGTCTGTCTACAGTTTTCCACACACAACTCCTATCTGTCTGTCTTACACAAGGATCTCATTGACCTGGACACTAGGGATGCGTTTGAGCACTCAAAAGTGAACAAAAGCGAACCATAACGTGTCGTGCCAGAAAGGGGAGCGTTAGAGAGGTATGGAGAAAGCATAACTCAAGAGTTATTTTTAGAGGgggtcacacattttgtagcaaaagggTCATTCACCTGGCGCACTTAAACTACTTACAGATGTCCTGAACATGGAGAGAATgaactctttgcattatgaTGTATGTGCATATTAAGTGCATTATTCACATGCAAATTTTTAGTacccttttggagcacatcgggaagtggtccacttttggctctgTTCAGTTCGGTACGGTACACCTTAGGAGCATTTGAGCGCTACTCTGACACCGGTTTGGTACGGTTCAGTTCGCTTCAGGAAAGGGCTTGAACACACCCCATGTGGCAACCTGGTGGCAGTTCGGGTCTCCGCATGTCGAGGAGACATCTCCTTCATCTCCTGGAGAATAGCAAGGTCTCCAGGGAGTCATGGGAGAAACAAACATGTTCAATCATGTCAGAGAGTTCTTCCTGTCTCCACCAGGTCTCAGAGACGCCTTCGCAACATCTCCATCAGTTGTGGCCACATCGCGGAGACTCATTTTGTTTCAGATGTTTCCGCAACCTTGCGACCCATGGCAACCTATGGGTGGCGATCTAAGTAGGTCACGAATACATCTCCACAACTGACAAGATGTCTCGGAGAAGTCACGCCATGCTGGCTGAGGATGTTGATGCGACATCCCCATGACTGTCGGGCAAATAAGTTGTCACCTTGTTTGGAGATGCCTCTGGGACATTGCCCTGGAGTCACCTTCTAGATGAGAGCACAAGCCATTTTTTGGTAATTCAAGTTGCACAAGTCACGGCAGTCATGGTAAAGTCTCCTCCACTGAGCTAGCCccttcatatttcaaaagtcGTGCACTGAGTCTGTCTGTGGTCATTCCAGTGACACATATAACTCTCCATCAGTCTTGGAGCTCTCAGGCAGTGGAATCAGTTTGACGCGGTATTCTCTGCACTGCTTTTCAATGTGATTATTTCCTCGACATATCTCAATCCTGCTTTCATTTCTCGGGGGGGTGGGTGCTGTTTTCAGtctgtcttttgtttttctgtctctctgttttGTTTAATCCATTTAGCAGCTTTAATTAGAGACATGATGACTGGAATGCTGACTGGTAGGAACAATGGAATGTAGATGGCAAATCTGAAGAGGAAAGaaatgtaaaacacaatatgatTACTATGCTGTCTAAACTAACTGGTATACATGGGGATGTTTACACAAAGAATGTCAGTTGATCTAAAAAGTTATGATCAACTTCAAATTATGGTATGCTGTGTGTGTCCTCAATAGTGCTCTTACTTCCtaatgaaaattaaaattttgGGGACGTTTTTCATGCAGCCATGAatatacaaaatcaaataaacaacaaaccaATTTGAAGGGGATTCTGACAGCATTGAATAAAATTGAACAGGAAAACCAGCAGCATACTctaattttaagttcactcttCACTTTTGAGATCAATGTAAATTCTTTGTGTAACATCCCCAGGAGTAGTTTCACTGTCATTCTTCAACAGTTGTGTGCAGCATTGATGGATTCCAGTTCCAGAATACCTCTCCAAAAAATCTTAAAACTTGATTTTGGTAGATCATACCAAAAACAATGCATTCACAGAGTCATATattatctatttttgttttgttgttggggCTGTATTTTGTCagcatgtggggggggggggggtgtgtgtgtgtgtgtgtgtgtgtgtgtgtcaaattCACACATAATCTCCACTTTCTGTAGTTAACTGTGTTATAGCTCATTAACTAcattgcaacaacaaaataggCGCAATGGCAAGGAAGAAAGGTTTTAATAAGTGGTCTCATAGTGAGCCCACACGCTATGTCCATGGAGcaaaaaatattgcaatttCTAATCGCAATCCCTGACCGTGAATTCCATCGTTGCACAATTCAAAATACCAGCTTTGAACAATGCAAGTTGTGCGTACGTGTGACCAAAAGTGCTGGTCACGCTACCAACATCAAGATTGGTAATAAGTGGTAAAAAACATTAAGTCATGGATCCAAAATCAACGTCATCGTTGTGAGTGGGTTGGTGTTTCGGAACCCAAttgtacagccctgtcgcgacttcTGTACAGTGACTGGTCTCTGTATAATTATAACAGATCGTGAATCTTATACATGGAACCTTGTTACAACAAGCTGTTTGGGACTACTGGAATATCCTTGTTACAATATTGGCTATCTCATTATTACTGGGAATACAAAAGGATACAGAGAAATATAGCAGGAATGGGATCTGCAACATTTCCTCATCATATCACTGTCAGGTATCTTGCTTTATCAGACTTTGTTTtaacaaggttccacaattaacaaaataagaaacaaaTGAGGTGTGTGAGGACTCACTTCTGGTCGTCGGGGAAGTAGAGAAGTTCGAGGAGGGAGGGGTCAAAGAAGGCCTCCTCCGAGGCAATGATGGCCCTCTTGGAGGCCTGGAAGGCTGGTTGCAGCTTGCCATCCCTCAGAAACCTGTGACTGCTCTGCATGCTTTCAACGGCTACGTAAACCTGTCCGACACAAGGTAGTCATGAAGGCACACACAACACGATCAGTACATGCTGCTTGGGGAAATTTGTTACATATTTCCTTCTGCTACATAAAACTGAATAGAAAGCAAGAAGTTCACCGACCTGCACATTTTCTGATTGAAATATGACAGAAGGTCATGAACAGTAATGATCATGTGGTTTACCAGCTGGACATGACTAATTCATTCATagattatgtatattttttttttccagagggCTGCCTAACAAGCTACTTAGATTACTATATACGCCTCATTTGAagaatgttttgatttttggttGGTTAAAATTGGAGGCACATATTCAACAATTAAGTATAGCCTCATAGTACCCAAACTTCTTCATAGTACCAAAATGCCCCAATGCGCTAAAATGCCCTCTCCTTGGTACGTCAGCAGACATTGgtacataattatactgtaCACGCTTGGCTTCCATATAATGCCAGTTAGAGGTGGCCTAACTGACATATGTCTGAGTGATGTGATTACAATGTAAGCGTCTATAGCAGCACATGATATGTGAACTGGATAGCATGATCACTATACATCTAGTAAAATTTCTCTTAATTCTATTCAGTATATAACAGAGATACAGACTGCTTCTATTGCAGATACTGAAGACATTTTTGCTCCGAAGGCACTGATAATCAACAATGTCCCAAAAAGCAGTCCATACCTGTATATTATCTCACTATTTAAGTGAATCCCAGTACACGGGTACCTGTTTACATGCATAAAACATTCCTATATCAGGCAAAATTGAAAGGAAATTTTCCAGCTGGCAAGAACAATCATCACCCTCCATGAAAATTGATTATGTTTGTACCCTGGTTGAGAGAAAATTCCTAGACCAACGCAAACACATAATGCTAAAACATTTCACAAGATTAACCTCTATTCGACTCGTGTCCTAATGTCCAGCATGTTCAATCTTGACAAATACTGCCGTGTAAAGACACAagtctattttgttttttcagcaaCAGGGCCTGTTTCACCCACAGATTGCAAGACACAGATTCTTAATGTAAGAAACATCAAGGGAATCATTTTCTCTTACAGGCAAGAGGTTAAAATACTATTATTTCAATACATGTTCAATACATTCACGGCAAAATGTTATTAGTCTGTTCGCAAAATTAATTTTTGAACATGTGGGACTAAGCAAAGGAAGTATAATGTCATGGATTCAGCCTTTACCTGCTGGGCGATGTCATCTTTGATGACGATGTTTCCAATTTTTTCCAGCAGCTGCGACAGGGAGAAGAGTGTGGTTGACGCCGTGGCAAGATTTTCTATACAGTGCCTCCTCAACAGACTCTCGTACTCCTAGACAGCAACaaaaaatcatgctcaaaatatcAACTTTCTACACCCTCTCTATCTTTCTAGCATGGAAGCAGTGTTCTCAAATTTGTAAGACTGACTTAATCACTGTTGAAACCCTAACCTGCCTTGTGCATTGATATGAATCAAAGACTGAATAGCAAAAATattgatgacagtgacaattaTCATTTGAACTAGCATTGCTTTTTAGAAGAAAGCATTGCTTTGCCAATACagcaaaaaggagaaaataccccagggccctgttttataaagagttaaaattgattataaagttgatttcaactgtaagtctatggcagcctgtgtagtaaggaaatttaaaatcgattttatcttttgataaaacggggcccaggtgaATTGTTTGATGGACATATGAGCAGATATTGCCATTTGACACTTGTACCATAATTCTAATCCACACAAACATACCAAAAATGCCAGAATTTTCTGAGAAAATAGTTACAAACATGAGAGCCCATGGCACTGCAAGGCAGCATAAGAATATGGGTAACACAATGCTTGAGTTAGGAAATGTGTAagtttgaaattcaaaattgtttCAAACAGTCTCAAGGTATTTCCTTGATATGTAAACATACCCAATCCATCACTGAAGTTTTTGTAGGCTCATCGATGAAACTGCCATCCACCTGCCAGGAAAGTTGAGAGAAAACTGAACATTTCTGAATTTCTGTGCACAAACTGACTGGAGAACTCCTTAACACCTACGTTACACAGAATTGCCAATTTGTCTTACTCCTtgaatttttacatttcctACCTTCTTCTGTGAGTTTGctttttcccaaaaaaaaaaaaattccctgaTCCACTTCTGTAATATTTCTGTTGTCATACACTGTAGAACGCAACAGCATATCAGGATAGAATTCCCCTGTAAACCCTTCAACACCTACAGGTCTCTTGAAATGTCAAACTCTACTCAATGGAAGAAACAACAAATTTCGCATTCTAACTGGAGAGAGTAAATTAAAAGATTAAAGTGGAGCAGGAATGATATAAACCAGGAAGAGAACACACACAGTTTTACACACTTATGTCCCAAACCAtgtccacacacacatacatacatacatacaaacacacctAACCCATTGCATATTGCGAGTACCATCTGACACAGAAaatcccatagcattgtacacactgtccaaattCCCTGGCACAGGAAAGATTAAATACAaccacatacatttcaagtgcTAAAGGGATACATTCAAGCTTAGTTTGCATCAGCTTCATTGCCTTCCCATACCCCTTAGCATCATCTATTCCATACTCACTCACTCTGGAACATCATATCAAATATCTCTCTCACAATTGCTCATCACAGTCATGTGTTAACAACACTGTTAATAGATCAATCTCCACTTTGTTCTAAACTCCCAAAGTTTTCAAACACTAAAAAGGAAACGATACAGTTTATCTTAAATAATGACACTATTGATAAACTTCTTCCAGGGTAAAGTTCATATTGGTTAATCTACAGAGCCTCGCTGATTATCACTTACTGTCGCATTGAGGACATCATTGTAAAGGGGGTTGGGTTAGGTAATTGTAGGTTAGGTAATTGTAAAGGGGTTAGATATGGTTGGATTACACCACGTGAGCACTAAACAGATTAGCTATCCAAAACTGTGACATAACATTAGCTCCTgccttattttctccaaggacttagggttagggttatgacTGTTATAGGGTTTCAGGTTTAGTTTGATTCAAGGATCGAATTTAGGTTTAGGGTTacgtttgtgggtagaatttatgtttggcttagcatggAGAAATTTCATtagagcaattgttgcaggagcaaacgTCATATGGAACCATCCAAAACTCAATAGCTAAGATCTCTCTCTTCGGCTAACATTTTTCGGCGTCGGAACACCAAGGAGCAGTCGGAGCTGGGCCAAGAAGACGGGCATGATGCCTCCACCGTCTACATCCACGTGGTGTGGCTTCGAGGCATTCTCCCCGGGAGTGGGTGTGTTGTGTATCAGCACCCCACCCCACCTGGGACTTAGGAAAGCATTGGTATCAACAGGCTCACCTGCATGGAACAATTCAAAAATATGAGCAATTCAAAACTGCACAGAAATTTGAAGACATGACTATTTATTTATGATGTTTACTCATCATGCTCTTGAATCAATGCACTATTTTCAAATTCTTGCCCCAGTCGGAATGGATCCTCGATGGTGTACAGAAGTGAAAAAATCATGCATCATGTAAGACATGTGCGATTACGGTTGCTGTCTGGTTCCGACAGGAAACAGCTTGTGCAAACTTTGTGAGGCAGTCTGTCATGACTAGCATAGAtctaaaatttcaatatttgaaCTTGGCCTCTGGTATCTAAACTTACCAATGTCCATCCTCATCACCTCCATCGGTACATCTTTTCTCCATTGTCaatgaaacatattttcacctcCGTGAGTATATCTTTTCTCCACTGtaaatgtaatatattttcATCTCCGTGAATATATCTTTTCTCCACTGTAAATGTAACATGTTCAATGAATTaccatgattttgtttttcttcagtgAAATCACACACAGTACAATAACAGAATTTGACTTCAACCTTTCATCTCTGACTTTCATCCAACCACAaattgcaatatcacttttatATTGCACTGTAATGGAATGGGTAATGAATTTCTAGAGTACATTTTgggtctttttttctcttcaaattATGGTGTGGATGCAAAATTATCACAACGGAGAGACAGCTCGCAATCTTTAAGCAGAATACCTCCCAAGACCGTGGAGCAATGTAAGTGATTACGTCTGCTTTGTAGCTGCAACCATTAAGCAGTGATGGTTCTGTGGTATAAAATCTCTTAGATAGTGTGCCAGACATgcagaaagaaaacaagaaatctGCACCTCACCTCCCTGCGAGTGAATGTAGAGTGGAGACTGGTCTAGAGGAGGGATGTACACCACAAAGTTCAGGTTAGGAAAGTTTGTCACGTGAGATCCTAGATGAtggaaatacataaaatataatatgataaaagGTATCAGCCATCAAATCCACGAAGCATTAAATATCAGCAACAGCATCAGACATTACCTCTTGGATAAAGAGAAAACCAGAGCATAACAAGAAACTATCAACAGCTGGATTACGAGATTATCGAAGAATGTAAGGAGATTGATCCTTTACTCTCTGGCTTAATCAGTGTCACCATAACAGCAGGacataatggcccgaattcacgaaggtggtacaaatgaaaccatggtttaaaccatggacaaaaactatggagcgccaagtgtcgcacggaatattttgttacgaaattggtcatttcatcgacaaaatgaccgttttgttaatgaaattaccatttcgtggacaaaatgttcatttagttacaaaatgttgtcatttcgttacaaaataatcatttcattgacaaaatgactgatttcgtaacgaaatattccatgcgacacttggcgctccatggtttttgtccatggtttaaaccatggtttcatttgtaccaccttcgtgaattcgggccaataggTTTTCTTCCACTGGGTATATTACTATCAGACTGTTTTTGTAAGTGTCTGTAGTTGCTTGATGCAACCAATCTGCCGCTGGGTTTTGTAAATGTTAAAGAAACCAAGGAACAGAGAAAATCTGACTTCCATAATAGCATTGTGTGAATGGGGTGAGGTACTGCTATAAAGAGGGCTTTGCTACACATTGTTTTAATTTCAACTAGACAATTTGTGAAGCAAAAGAATGATCACATGAATTCAAATACAAactgttaaagaaaaaaaaaatcaaacgttATCATTAGAAGGCTAGTGTGGTTTTTGGTTCACAGGAGTTTATGCATCCATGCACAAAACCAAAACTTGTGAAGCTGTTTATAATGACGTTGGTCACACCTTTCTCCTCAAAAGAAACCACAAACTTGACTCTGATAACTCATTCACATAAGATTATTAAGATGTAACAGTCTAGCATGAAAGTGGCATTTGGGGACAGCATAGACAACACAGGATATTATATCAGATGACAAAGGGGGTAGTAAAGCATGTTTGAAGACTTGACTAAATAATCATGAATTCAAGATGAGTGTGCTGCAATGACATGATGCATATTAGTGATCAGTGATCAAAGAAGAGAGGCcacaatacagtggactcccattataatgaagtcttcgggaccagcagttttctttcgttacatcaaaattttattataaccgaacaaataaacaataaaaaacaaagagtcggtaatgttgcggcctgagtttttatttcattgtaaccggaattttgttataaccgtgttcattgtaacgagagtgcactgtattacttGTGCATCAGAGATAGAAATACCGGAACAAGTTTGTACATACCCAGCTTTGCCTCCACAGGGGTGATGATGTGCCCAAGGGAGGTGTGGGGGAAGAAGTGTGACCCACCCCCTGGGGTCAGCTTGGGGGTGACCGACAGCCCCGTGTAGTACAGGACCTGGGAGGTGACTGTAAACTCGGCAAAGTCCCTCATCCTTTGAAGCATTGGATCTAAATAAACTGCAGACAAATAAGATGGGAATGGTCCAAGATCTAAACAAAATTCATTGCAATAGGCCtactttttatcaaaatctttagccccctccccccccccccccacacacacatattagtAGTATATCTGAGAATAAAACTAGCAATTTAACTGACACCAGAAGTTGACAAGGATGCC of the Diadema setosum chromosome 16, eeDiaSeto1, whole genome shotgun sequence genome contains:
- the LOC140239436 gene encoding GPI transamidase component PIG-S-like → MTEQEDIKKEKAEGRNEAWAALAVGFLCLVVGVPLWWRTTTTYRASLPYSDIVQLFQQQTTCSVPVTLVTCTTAEASSVGELEAQLAELLSGVKEKSSLTIHYSLYSRACLSRERTSITSSSSVKELDDKLHSHQQGTIGGITVYFLDDSTELFPRDASDVYLGGHRAIFIRGSDFQKALRTTSSLLKSVIVSESSLQKHYRKARGNTKSVADLESMRSFRYKPGYELSFTLLVPEPHNVLAHWDMDQAQTVYLDPMLQRMRDFAEFTVTSQVLYYTGLSVTPKLTPGGGSHFFPHTSLGHIITPVEAKLGSHVTNFPNLNFVVYIPPLDQSPLYIHSQGGEPVDTNAFLSPRWGGVLIHNTPTPGENASKPHHVDVDGGGIMPVFLAQLRLLLGVPTPKNVDGSFIDEPTKTSVMDWEYESLLRRHCIENLATASTTLFSLSQLLEKIGNIVIKDDIAQQVYVAVESMQSSHRFLRDGKLQPAFQASKRAIIASEEAFFDPSLLELLYFPDDQKFAIYIPLFLPVSIPVIMSLIKAAKWIKQNRETEKQKTD